From a single Natronorubrum tibetense GA33 genomic region:
- the hisE gene encoding phosphoribosyl-ATP diphosphatase, with the protein MDETLEELFAVIEDRKETLPEESYTASLFTHEKGENAVLEKLGEETTELVLAAKDDDHDEIAYEAADIVYHLLVLLSMKEMELEDLEAELEARR; encoded by the coding sequence ATGGACGAGACGCTCGAGGAACTGTTCGCCGTGATCGAGGATCGCAAGGAGACGCTGCCCGAGGAGTCCTACACCGCCTCGCTGTTCACCCACGAGAAAGGCGAGAACGCGGTACTCGAGAAACTCGGCGAGGAGACGACGGAACTCGTCCTCGCGGCCAAAGACGACGATCACGACGAGATTGCCTACGAGGCCGCCGACATCGTCTACCACCTGCTCGTGCTGCTCTCGATGAAGGAGATGGAGCTGGAGGACCTCGAGGCGGAACTCGAGGCGCGGCGCTGA
- a CDS encoding TIGR00341 family protein has protein sequence MRLVQLTVPTGKRETIVDTLEDRKIDYVLTDENSNRDYTAVIYFPLPSPAVEPVLDELQDAGIDDDAYTVVVDAETVISRRFESLREEYENGDVESDRISRQELQAEADSLTPTFAVYAIMTVISAVVATAGLFLDSPAVVVGSMVIAPLIGPALGLSVGSVIDDEELFKHSLYYQIIGIVLAIGAAAVFAWMVRMTNIVPPGLNISGVDEISERLAPDLLSLAIALGAGVAGIISIATGTSVALVGVMIAAALIPPAAAAGIAIAWGQPSAAIGSTALVLVNVLSVNLAGLLTLWWAGYRPENLFSIGEIQQRVRKRVIGLAVIVLVFAVFLGAITYSSYAVATFEENARGEVETVLSEDEFAEYQLLEFEVIMDDNYPFIGPERVTLTIGGPQGEIPSELADTLHERINQHADDPVGVEIRSVGLTER, from the coding sequence GTGCGGCTCGTACAGCTGACGGTTCCGACGGGCAAGCGAGAGACGATCGTCGACACGCTCGAGGATCGGAAGATCGATTACGTCCTCACTGACGAGAACAGCAATCGGGACTATACGGCGGTTATCTACTTCCCGCTCCCGTCACCGGCGGTCGAACCCGTTCTCGACGAGCTACAGGACGCCGGCATCGACGACGATGCGTACACGGTCGTCGTCGACGCGGAAACGGTCATCTCTCGCCGCTTCGAGTCCTTGCGCGAGGAGTACGAGAACGGCGACGTCGAGAGCGACCGGATCTCGAGACAGGAGCTGCAGGCCGAAGCGGACTCACTGACGCCCACGTTCGCGGTCTATGCGATCATGACGGTCATCAGCGCCGTGGTCGCGACGGCGGGGCTCTTTCTCGACTCTCCGGCCGTCGTCGTCGGTTCGATGGTAATCGCGCCGCTGATCGGTCCGGCACTCGGATTGAGCGTCGGCTCGGTGATCGACGACGAAGAGCTGTTCAAGCACAGTCTCTACTATCAGATCATCGGTATCGTCCTCGCGATCGGTGCAGCGGCGGTCTTCGCCTGGATGGTCAGGATGACGAACATCGTTCCGCCGGGGCTCAACATCAGCGGGGTCGACGAAATCTCCGAGCGACTCGCGCCGGACTTGCTCTCGCTCGCGATCGCCCTCGGTGCCGGCGTCGCGGGGATCATCAGTATCGCGACGGGAACCTCCGTCGCCCTCGTTGGGGTCATGATCGCAGCGGCGTTGATTCCGCCCGCGGCGGCGGCCGGTATCGCCATCGCCTGGGGCCAGCCCTCGGCCGCAATCGGGTCGACCGCGCTCGTGCTGGTCAACGTTCTCTCGGTGAACCTCGCCGGTCTCCTCACGCTGTGGTGGGCGGGCTACCGTCCGGAGAACCTGTTCTCGATCGGTGAGATACAACAGCGGGTCCGCAAGCGAGTGATCGGCCTGGCCGTGATCGTTCTCGTCTTCGCCGTGTTCCTCGGTGCCATCACCTACTCATCCTACGCCGTCGCGACCTTCGAGGAGAACGCCCGCGGCGAGGTCGAGACGGTCCTCTCCGAGGACGAGTTCGCCGAATACCAGCTCCTCGAGTTCGAGGTCATTATGGACGACAACTATCCGTTCATCGGCCCGGAGCGCGTGACCCTCACCATCGGGGGGCCCCAGGGGGAGATCCCTTCTGAGCTAGCTGATACGTTACACGAGCGGATCAACCAGCACGCCGACGACCCGGTCGGCGTCGAGATCAGATCCGTCGGACTCACGGAGCGCTAA
- a CDS encoding PQQ-dependent sugar dehydrogenase produces the protein MSQPTDTIPDVHDTRIGRQSRRTILRALAATGSAAALGGVTSAQDEEDAGEEEVDEADFDDVPVAGEFPEGETVGLQLVAENLPAPTDLDYVEVDGEIHHFIITQTGQVFATNFDDVPDDIDDEDELTEEEEIEDDEDVVEPEEGSLIQEEDEPEEPVDVDDDPDDPEPDEEIAEDADEEVEPEPDEEVEDDVDPAEPQEFVFNGVVPAWFGMEPEEIDGEENPTLELTAGETYQFTWENGDGDPHNVVILDANDDILERTEIMQEAGESQTLEFEATEEMDRYLCEVHPGTMVGSIQVEPPEEEEEEVEDADSLTPADMDLFLDIEDQLVSLGIGELGGYDERGLLGLAFHPEFEENQLFYVHYSAPERHGLGYNHTAVVAEFQAEEDLTGVDPDSERTVMEIPQPQDNHNGGRLAFGPEGYLHVSLGDGGNVHDIGVGHVEDWYDENEGGNGQDTEENLHGGIHRIDVDAEDDQEYGEYGIPEDNPLVDSDEDIDSYWAWGFRNPWGMSIDDDGQVFVSDAGQHAIESVYAVEEGGNYSWNVKEGSFCFSPDSPLEAPAECPDEVEGDVSEARDGEPLLDPIAEYQHTRISEAFIDSSVVVGGHRYAGEAIPELEDNFVFGNWSSQGVADADGEVLVAVDPNGDDEMDDEDDEEELEDDADLDEEDEETEEAEEDSWIQDDDEEEVDEDDDEEEEEEEEELDDEDEDDLVEVDDRWELEELQFEGAEGESLNRYVYGVERDENGELYVLANTDFRPDPETGEIYRIVPAEEGEEIPEPEDPFVVDEEMEDEDPEAEAPDDVAEEDEEFPEGEDDEMPEEEAVDEPGADEAQPDDGAEPEPQEAD, from the coding sequence ATGAGCCAACCGACCGACACGATACCCGACGTACACGACACTCGAATCGGACGCCAATCACGACGAACGATCCTTCGCGCCCTCGCGGCGACGGGATCCGCAGCCGCACTCGGCGGCGTCACGAGCGCACAGGACGAGGAAGACGCCGGCGAGGAGGAGGTCGACGAGGCCGACTTCGACGACGTTCCCGTCGCCGGCGAGTTCCCGGAAGGGGAGACCGTCGGCCTCCAACTGGTCGCGGAGAATTTGCCGGCCCCGACCGACCTCGATTACGTCGAGGTAGACGGCGAGATCCACCACTTCATTATCACGCAGACGGGACAGGTGTTCGCCACCAACTTTGACGACGTGCCGGACGACATCGACGACGAAGACGAACTCACGGAAGAAGAGGAGATCGAGGACGACGAGGATGTCGTCGAGCCCGAGGAGGGGAGCCTGATCCAGGAGGAAGACGAACCTGAGGAGCCGGTCGATGTCGACGACGATCCGGACGATCCGGAACCTGACGAGGAGATAGCGGAAGACGCAGACGAGGAGGTCGAACCGGAGCCGGACGAGGAGGTCGAGGACGACGTCGACCCGGCCGAGCCACAGGAGTTCGTCTTCAACGGCGTCGTGCCGGCCTGGTTCGGCATGGAACCGGAGGAAATCGACGGCGAGGAGAACCCGACGCTCGAGTTGACCGCTGGCGAGACCTACCAGTTCACCTGGGAGAACGGCGACGGCGATCCCCACAACGTCGTCATTCTCGACGCCAACGACGACATCCTCGAGCGAACGGAGATCATGCAGGAGGCAGGCGAGAGCCAGACGCTCGAGTTCGAGGCGACCGAAGAGATGGATCGGTACCTCTGTGAGGTCCATCCCGGGACGATGGTGGGCAGCATTCAGGTTGAACCGCCGGAAGAAGAGGAAGAGGAGGTCGAGGACGCGGACTCGCTGACGCCCGCAGACATGGACCTGTTCCTCGACATCGAAGACCAGCTGGTCAGCCTCGGCATCGGGGAACTCGGCGGCTACGACGAGCGCGGCCTGCTGGGGCTCGCGTTCCACCCCGAGTTCGAAGAGAATCAGCTGTTCTACGTCCACTACAGCGCGCCGGAGCGCCACGGACTCGGCTACAACCACACCGCCGTCGTCGCGGAGTTCCAGGCTGAAGAGGACCTGACGGGCGTCGATCCGGACTCCGAACGGACCGTCATGGAGATTCCGCAGCCACAGGACAACCACAACGGCGGGCGCCTCGCCTTCGGTCCCGAGGGCTATCTTCACGTCTCGCTCGGGGACGGCGGGAACGTCCACGACATCGGCGTCGGTCACGTCGAGGACTGGTACGACGAGAACGAGGGCGGTAACGGCCAGGACACGGAGGAGAACCTGCACGGCGGGATCCACCGCATCGACGTCGACGCGGAGGACGACCAGGAGTACGGCGAGTACGGCATTCCCGAGGACAACCCGCTCGTCGACTCGGATGAAGACATCGACTCCTACTGGGCCTGGGGCTTCCGGAACCCCTGGGGGATGTCGATCGACGACGACGGTCAGGTGTTCGTCTCCGACGCCGGCCAGCACGCCATCGAATCGGTCTACGCCGTCGAAGAGGGCGGCAACTACAGCTGGAACGTCAAGGAGGGCTCGTTCTGCTTCAGCCCGGATTCCCCGCTCGAGGCGCCCGCGGAGTGCCCCGACGAGGTCGAAGGCGACGTCAGCGAGGCTCGAGACGGCGAGCCGCTCCTCGACCCGATCGCGGAGTACCAGCACACGCGGATCTCGGAGGCGTTCATCGACAGCTCGGTCGTCGTCGGCGGCCACCGCTACGCCGGCGAGGCGATCCCCGAACTCGAGGATAACTTCGTCTTCGGCAACTGGAGCAGTCAGGGCGTCGCCGACGCCGACGGCGAGGTGTTAGTGGCGGTCGATCCGAACGGAGATGACGAGATGGACGACGAAGACGACGAGGAAGAACTCGAGGACGACGCCGACCTCGACGAGGAAGACGAAGAGACGGAAGAGGCCGAGGAAGACAGCTGGATTCAGGACGACGATGAAGAGGAGGTGGACGAAGACGACGATGAAGAGGAGGAGGAGGAAGAAGAAGAGCTAGACGATGAAGACGAGGACGACCTCGTCGAGGTCGACGACCGCTGGGAGCTCGAGGAGCTACAGTTCGAAGGCGCCGAGGGCGAGTCGCTCAACCGGTACGTCTACGGCGTCGAACGCGACGAGAACGGTGAGCTGTACGTCCTCGCGAACACCGACTTCCGTCCCGATCCCGAGACTGGCGAGATCTACCGAATCGTTCCGGCGGAGGAGGGCGAGGAGATCCCCGAGCCGGAGGATCCGTTCGTCGTCGACGAAGAGATGGAAGACGAGGACCCCGAAGCGGAAGCGCCGGACGATGTTGCGGAAGAGGACGAGGAGTTCCCCGAAGGCGAGGACGACGAGATGCCGGAGGAAGAAGCGGTGGACGAACCCGGAGCGGACGAAGCGCAACCCGACGACGGAGCGGAGCCGGAGCCACAGGAAGCCGACTGA
- a CDS encoding NOG1 family protein: protein MIFEDLPTTPTSEELIDKAFSRASRSGKAKGGLEAQQSMLQVAANIISDNLENVVTAWPDFAYEDDVHPFYYELADAIVDVDRLRQSLSEVMWASRKAREIHEEYQPKLRKTDVDTARKHRKQAFARLADIVEQIDDELIYINKSRNDLRDLPEINPEEPTIVVAGYPNVGKSSFVNDITNARGETASYPFTTRGIGLGHFERDHIRYQIVDTPGLLDRPADERNEIESQAVSAIEHLADCMLVMIDPSAECGYPLESQLELRDSIAAQFEDVPVLTIANKADRREVWDDSLIDEMAADHSMSVETGADVETVVEAAIEAIDYEPKLPFDE from the coding sequence ATGATTTTCGAAGACCTTCCGACAACGCCCACGTCGGAAGAGCTGATCGACAAGGCGTTTTCGCGGGCATCCCGGTCCGGGAAAGCCAAAGGCGGGCTCGAGGCCCAGCAGTCGATGCTCCAGGTGGCGGCGAACATTATCTCGGACAACTTAGAGAACGTGGTCACGGCGTGGCCGGACTTCGCGTACGAGGACGACGTCCACCCGTTCTACTACGAACTGGCCGACGCGATCGTCGACGTCGACAGGCTTCGCCAGAGCCTCTCGGAGGTGATGTGGGCCAGCCGGAAAGCCCGCGAGATCCACGAGGAGTACCAGCCAAAACTCCGGAAGACGGACGTCGACACGGCCCGCAAACACCGCAAGCAGGCCTTCGCCCGCCTCGCGGACATCGTCGAACAGATCGACGACGAACTGATCTACATCAACAAGTCCCGGAACGACCTGCGGGACTTACCCGAGATCAACCCCGAGGAGCCGACGATCGTCGTCGCCGGCTATCCCAACGTCGGGAAGTCCTCGTTTGTCAACGATATCACCAACGCCCGTGGCGAGACGGCGTCGTACCCGTTCACGACCAGAGGGATCGGCCTCGGTCACTTCGAGCGCGATCACATCCGCTACCAGATCGTCGACACGCCCGGCCTGCTCGATCGGCCGGCGGACGAACGCAACGAGATCGAGTCCCAGGCCGTCAGCGCCATCGAGCACCTCGCCGACTGCATGCTCGTGATGATCGATCCGAGCGCCGAGTGTGGCTACCCGCTCGAGTCCCAGCTCGAACTCCGCGACTCGATCGCGGCGCAGTTCGAGGACGTCCCCGTGCTCACGATCGCGAACAAGGCCGACCGGCGAGAGGTCTGGGACGACAGCCTGATCGACGAGATGGCCGCCGATCACTCCATGAGCGTCGAAACCGGCGCGGACGTTGAGACGGTGGTCGAAGCGGCCATCGAGGCGATCGACTATGAGCCCAAGCTCCCGTTCGATGAGTAA
- a CDS encoding four-helix bundle copper-binding protein: protein MALQQIEHADDHMQECIDNCLEAAQVCEWCADACADEGEGMARCIRLCRDVADIASLHARFMARNSGYHEELGELCADLCEECAEECEGHDHDHCQACAEILPKCAESCREMASA from the coding sequence ATGGCGCTCCAACAGATCGAGCACGCGGACGACCACATGCAGGAGTGTATTGACAACTGCCTCGAGGCTGCCCAAGTCTGTGAGTGGTGTGCTGACGCCTGCGCGGACGAGGGCGAAGGCATGGCCCGCTGCATCCGACTCTGCCGGGACGTGGCGGACATCGCCTCGCTGCACGCGCGATTTATGGCCCGCAACTCGGGCTACCACGAGGAACTGGGTGAACTCTGTGCGGATCTCTGTGAGGAGTGCGCCGAGGAGTGTGAGGGGCACGATCACGATCACTGTCAGGCCTGCGCGGAGATCCTGCCGAAGTGCGCCGAGAGCTGTCGGGAGATGGCGTCGGCCTGA
- a CDS encoding PAS domain-containing sensor histidine kinase — translation MDVCCFVSGDLEAGERIRSLERERREVTITVVDLADGDEWTHAESVDCVLCHDSVDSTAIERIRSEWSAVPLVYVIGNRGDELEGGVIAELDPVDDWVDEDRFVSAPSLVVARLRRAVERATELSTARERATHFSGLIENASDLVTVLDENGVVRYQSPSITDVLGYEQDELVGEYAFDYIHPADTNHAAEVFFEIVRSETSRSGRVVFRFRHADGSWVSLEGVGQSLPTDTTFGSEDDGREFVIISRDITEMRETTEELRSTRDQLQVILDNTPAVVYMKDIDQRYLYVNPAFERLFDRSREEILGKRSEDIHPEVNVEQINEMDREVLSEGESNKYVEDFRINGKRRVFFNVRAPLFDADGEPYAIYGIATEITERQEREESMQALAQAGPRLLECETMESVGSVAVSVAKSVLNQPITGILTPDESGDVLRPLTMTDEAMDLFGETAIPRGSGIAWRVFDTGDLYASSDVSSDPAVLNPETPVESEIIVPLGDHGVLLAGSTEPREFDEHDIEFATILGAMIQGTIDRADRERQLQTKNQRLEDFSNVLAHDLRNPLAVAKGYAELARETGDVAHLTDVEDGIERAMSIMDGLLALARTGQGVSEFESASLERLAGEAWSSIETRDGTLQVETERTITADLGWLQQLFENMFRNAIEHGGSDVSVRVGATDGGFYIADDGPGIDPEQRERLLEGTGSSGDVRFGFKIIRDVVDAHGWELSIGESDEGGARFEIVGLR, via the coding sequence ATGGACGTTTGTTGTTTCGTTTCCGGCGATCTCGAGGCGGGCGAGCGAATCCGCTCGCTCGAACGAGAGCGCCGTGAGGTAACGATCACCGTCGTGGACCTGGCGGACGGGGACGAGTGGACCCACGCGGAATCGGTCGACTGCGTGCTCTGTCACGACAGCGTCGATTCGACGGCGATCGAGCGGATTCGCTCGGAGTGGTCGGCTGTCCCCCTTGTTTACGTGATCGGCAATCGCGGCGACGAACTCGAGGGTGGAGTGATAGCCGAGTTAGATCCCGTCGACGACTGGGTGGACGAGGACCGATTCGTCTCGGCGCCGTCGCTCGTCGTCGCCCGTCTCCGTCGAGCGGTCGAGCGGGCGACGGAACTGTCGACCGCGCGGGAACGAGCCACCCACTTCTCCGGTCTCATCGAGAACGCGTCGGATCTCGTCACGGTCCTCGATGAGAACGGTGTCGTCCGGTATCAGAGTCCGTCGATCACCGACGTTCTGGGCTACGAGCAGGACGAACTCGTCGGCGAATACGCGTTCGACTACATCCACCCGGCCGACACGAACCACGCTGCCGAGGTGTTTTTCGAGATCGTCAGATCCGAAACGAGTCGGTCCGGCCGTGTCGTGTTCCGGTTCCGGCACGCGGACGGCTCGTGGGTCTCGCTCGAGGGGGTCGGCCAGTCGCTTCCGACCGACACCACCTTCGGATCGGAAGACGACGGCCGCGAGTTCGTCATTATCTCTCGAGACATCACGGAGATGCGAGAGACGACCGAGGAACTGCGGAGCACGCGCGACCAACTGCAGGTCATCCTCGACAACACGCCGGCGGTCGTTTACATGAAGGATATCGACCAGCGGTATCTCTACGTCAACCCGGCGTTCGAACGGCTGTTCGACCGGTCGCGCGAAGAGATACTCGGGAAACGATCGGAGGATATCCATCCGGAGGTCAACGTCGAGCAGATCAACGAAATGGATCGCGAAGTGCTCTCTGAGGGGGAGTCGAACAAGTACGTCGAAGATTTCCGAATCAACGGCAAGCGTCGGGTCTTCTTCAACGTCCGAGCGCCGCTGTTCGACGCCGACGGCGAGCCGTACGCGATCTACGGGATCGCCACCGAGATCACCGAACGCCAAGAGCGCGAAGAGAGCATGCAGGCGCTCGCCCAAGCCGGGCCGCGGCTGCTCGAGTGCGAGACGATGGAGTCGGTCGGCTCGGTCGCCGTCTCCGTCGCGAAATCGGTGCTGAACCAGCCGATCACCGGCATTCTAACGCCCGACGAGTCTGGTGACGTGCTCCGGCCGCTCACGATGACCGACGAAGCAATGGATCTGTTCGGCGAAACGGCGATCCCGCGCGGGTCGGGAATCGCCTGGCGAGTGTTCGACACCGGCGACCTGTACGCCTCGAGCGATGTCAGCTCCGATCCGGCGGTGTTGAATCCGGAGACACCGGTCGAGAGCGAGATCATCGTGCCGCTCGGTGACCACGGGGTCCTGCTCGCGGGTTCGACCGAACCCCGCGAGTTCGACGAGCACGACATCGAATTTGCGACGATCCTGGGGGCGATGATTCAGGGAACGATCGACCGGGCCGACAGGGAACGGCAACTCCAGACGAAGAACCAACGATTGGAGGACTTCTCGAACGTCCTCGCACACGACCTTCGGAACCCCCTCGCCGTCGCGAAGGGGTACGCCGAGCTCGCGCGCGAAACCGGCGACGTAGCCCACCTCACGGACGTCGAAGATGGCATCGAACGGGCGATGTCTATCATGGACGGCCTGCTCGCGCTCGCACGAACTGGACAGGGAGTCAGCGAGTTCGAATCGGCCTCGCTCGAGCGGCTGGCCGGCGAGGCGTGGTCGTCGATCGAAACGCGTGACGGGACGTTGCAAGTCGAGACCGAGCGGACGATTACCGCCGATCTGGGGTGGCTCCAGCAGCTGTTCGAGAACATGTTTCGAAACGCGATCGAGCACGGCGGTTCGGACGTCTCCGTTCGCGTCGGCGCAACTGACGGCGGGTTCTACATCGCCGACGACGGTCCCGGGATCGATCCCGAGCAGCGAGAGCGGTTGCTCGAGGGGACCGGTTCCAGCGGCGACGTTCGGTTCGGCTTCAAGATCATCCGGGATGTCGTCGACGCACACGGCTGGGAGCTGTCGATCGGGGAAAGCGACGAGGGCGGTGCGAGGTTCGAAATCGTCGGGCTTCGATGA
- a CDS encoding DUF5518 domain-containing protein, which translates to MTNWRAVIVGFLVATVLGLFGLALPGLGQLAAGLIGGFVAGYMAGGGLGRGFWHGLLAGALGGIVGGLLIALVVGLAGWTLGPVGGAISGAAGLGILAVAVLVSLVMAIESAIAGAIGGVLNPDRPDRTGRGGRNTY; encoded by the coding sequence ATGACGAACTGGCGTGCGGTTATCGTCGGCTTCCTCGTCGCGACCGTGCTCGGACTATTCGGGCTCGCCTTGCCCGGGCTGGGCCAGCTCGCCGCGGGACTGATCGGCGGCTTCGTCGCCGGCTACATGGCCGGTGGCGGTCTCGGACGCGGCTTCTGGCACGGGCTCCTCGCCGGGGCGCTCGGCGGCATCGTCGGCGGACTATTGATCGCCCTCGTCGTCGGCCTCGCCGGCTGGACGCTGGGCCCCGTCGGCGGCGCGATTTCGGGCGCTGCCGGGCTGGGAATCCTCGCCGTCGCCGTCTTGGTCTCGCTCGTGATGGCCATCGAGAGCGCTATCGCGGGAGCCATCGGCGGCGTCCTCAACCCCGACCGTCCCGACCGAACCGGACGCGGCGGGCGGAATACGTACTGA